ACTCTCCTCATCTCCTTCATGTCCAAATTTAAAAGATCCCTAGCCACATCTATCTCGCATGCCTTGAAAATGCATATTGATACAATCGAATGTTATGTAGGTTCACTCAACAAGTCCTACAGAATTCAAGgggatttgcttccaagtaagtatgtataggattgcagccttcaatATTTAGAACAGCTTAACAAAGCCTTTCATTTTCCTTCAAGACTGAGGGAATAAAGATTAAATTCCATTTTTCAGTACATCACTGCTTATTTCTATCTTATTTAAACAGAGGCAAAATAATTTGCGAGAAGAAATCTAGATTTCTGAATTATTTTGTACATTTATTTGTAAATGTTTCCATATACCTTTCTAACAATACATGCTTACATAAATATTGCTTGTTACCTTGATACTTGATTCTTAACTTAATCTATGTGTCTTGCTAATTGGCCTGCCTTAGCATTAGCTGCTTGTCATGAAACAGTATGCAACATGGAAATATAAAGTAAAACACAGaattaccttttctttctttttcttttttgagatgCTGGCAACTCTCTCCTATTGGAGAGAGTACTACTGTCACTGAATTGGATGTAAGCCAGTTCTGTTGATTTTGTTTTCCTATATTGTGGACAAAACACAATAATTGTGGAAGTGTTGTTGATTGTTGATAAATTGAAAGTCACTGGACTGCAGATTACATTCCATAAACACTTTTTGTCCTTTAAGGGTAACTTATCTATTAAATGCACTTGACACAGCCATAAGAAATTTTTgtgaccttaagtggcgcagcggagaaatgcttgactaacaagcagaaggttgccagttcaaatccccactggtactatatcgggcagcagtgaaataggaaggtgctgaaaggcatcatctcatactgcacagtaggaggcaatggtaaacccctcctgtattctaccaaagaaaaccacagggctctgtgggcgccaggagttgaaatcgacttgacggcacactttagtggGTAAGCTAACTTATCTCCTAAGCATTTTTAGGAGTTGAATGTTGTAGTTAGTGTTacaatattaattatattattaatagtataaatcaccttttaaaatggtgattttcttttatttagcagggggagagtaactggccctatccaatcccagcacagcatcccttcagtggctgttggtatctgccttaagttactttttagaatgtgagtcctttggggataggggactagcttatttatgtattatttatttttctatgtaaaccgctttgagaactttggttgaagagcagtatataaatacccaTAGTAGTATTAAGAGTATTTTGTAATTCTGAGCTGCTGAGCAGAGACTTGAATGGCGCAATATTTATAAGATGGCAAAATGTGAATTCTGGCAGAAGCTATTGGAATAATGGACTTTAAATTATTTGAATGTAGTTGGTTGTCATAGATACATATACattctatatatataataaagTGGTCAAACACATGTTTATAGTAAAATACCAACACTTTTTCTTAAGGTCAATCCAAATCCCTTTAAAACCAGTGACAGCTTTGCCAGTTGGCCTCCTTAAGATTCTAATGTACCTTTTTAACTTGTAGAATTTGTATACTTGCTTAGCTAAAGATACTATGCATTCTTAgctgggaatttttgttgttaACTGAGTGTCGTTTTTCCGTATTGTAGATAAATttgacatatttatttttaaataaatatgtgataaataaataaaatagattacaAACTTGAATAGCACATCAGTATTTAGAAATGTCTTTTCCCCTTAGCTTTTGGATTTATATCAGACAAGAGGTATGCAAGCAAAGCTGTCATTATGCTTGTTCTGTGTAGTTGAAAATATCTGATTTGATATTTAATCTGATTGGACAGTGGAGGCCCAAGAACGTTATGTACCTGAGGCAGAGCACCTAATGCTGCCCCTTCTCTTATACCCATGTGTGTACTCAATCTCACATTCACCTTTTCCTCCTCTGCGGCAGCAATACCTGATACtgcatgccctctcctctcaCAAGCTGCTGACTAGCTATGAaaaggggcgggggtgggggggagtggaagATACAATGAGGAAAGGGCAATAGAATACTGGAGACATTCTGTAGGATGTCTTTGGTAGTCTACCACTGTTTCCATAGCATATCGGAGGTGCTCTGTAGAGCAAACCAATACTCTACTGTCTTTTCCTCTTTAGTTCCCTCTCCTCTTTTGTAACTAGTCCTGTGGTGTTTCAGAAGCAGACAGAAGAGGCAGGTGGTAGCTGGTTCCATCATGAAAAAGGAAAAGATAAAGAGGCGGTGAGGACAGTCTTAGAACAGCTTTTTGCCAACAGGTGACTCTGCCACTGGTGAGCGAAGTGCTAATCCAATGGGGAAAGGACGCAGGTAAGGCAGCAGGAACATTTTGCTGTTCCACTGGGCCAAGATACTCAATTGTttaaggtgactgcctcacctcatgGGAAGATCATCCCTGCATGTATGATGTTTCAAATTTATTCTAATTTTTTCATGCGTCtatttagattttatttatttatttattttaaaaagcattatcaGATTATATGGTTTAAAGAATATATGGGCAGTATTGTTTCTGTGTGGTGTGGGTAACAGTTTCACATATAAACACAGGTTGGTTCCATGCAGTAAAATACATTGACATACTTCACATGTTTAAACAGACACTTATATCGAAAGGAAGTATTTATCATATACTATTACAGCACCTTAAATCACTTAGTATAAGTAAGGATCAAAATAGTCATCATTTCTttcttcttgctgttgctcttcaTGATCATCTTCTGCTTCATCATACTCTTCTGGTGTTAGATATCTCCGGAACACTGGAGTTTTCAGCTGTGTTGGCTGACTGGCACTAATTTTTTGTTCACCATAATAAATACTGCGTATGTGAGGAAAGCAGAAGAAGGCGTATGTGCTTATTGGGGCTGTGAGTTTATTTTGGTCTACACGAATATAGGTTAAGTGGTTGAGGTTCAGTGGATCAATAGAAGGACACATTAAAGTAACATTTataactgtaaaaaaaaaaacacattattTAGTTAACAAGCTAAAATGTTAAGTCCAAACCATTTTTTCTAAAACACTGCtttgccattagggatgtgcataaaaccggttcgcccagttcggtttgggtccgaaccgggtccgaaccgggagggggtggttcgattttggttttgtccgaaccaccccctggtttggttcggatccgaaccagttcagatccgaaccgaactggttcgtttctcaaaaagtagctaggatggtagctggcacccaggggtacctgtcacccaaaccccaaagcaattggacactcgtacgatttttaatgaatttttgaaaattatttttatttttttctcataggatataatgggattcgaaccagaccattattccttattgtggagcacccatgggtgccaacaaccatgcaaatcctgaagcaatcagacacccctatgattttttatgaatatttgaaatatttttaattatttttctcatagagtataatgggacctgaaccagtccatatcccctattgtggagcacctaggggcacaaaagcagggtgggtggtagacaggcaggagtgcctaccacccaaaaaatcccaagccAATTGGACACtcttctgattattggtgaattgttaaagtatttttgaattccccatagagaataatgaggattgcagcaaatgtatagcttcacgtcggggggaaaggggtgtcttagagtgcagtgtggtggctggtagttcctagggtgggcaaggaagctacctgaattatttgaaaggaattgggcaaaggggtgattattattcctcattattctctatgaggaattcaaaaatactttaacaattcaccaataatcagaagagtgtccaattgccttgggattttttgggtggtaggcacccctgcctgtctaccacccaccccacttttgtgcccataggtgctccacaataggggatatggactggttcgggtcccattataccctatgaggaaaataattaaaaatatttcaaatattcataaaaaatcataggggtgtctgattgcttcagggtttgcatggttgttggcacccatgggtgctacacaataggtaataatggcctggttcgagtcccattatatcctatgagaaaaaaataataattttcaaaaattcataaaaaatcgtacgagtgtccgattgctttggggtttggatgacaggtacccctgggtgccagctaccatactaccaattttcaggtgtccgaaccggtccgaataGGTTCGaaacaaaccacccccggttcagttcaaatccgaacTGAACTGCCGaactggaaccggttcggacatcCCTATTTGCCATTGTAGAAGCAGGCATGCTAGCCAGGAATCCAGCTGATGAATGCTTCTGTCATTGTTGAATCACTTAAATGAGGACATTTTTTTTGTCTTTATGTAGCTAACTACAAGTTAttactaaaaaaataaattaaggcATAGTAGTGCTTGAAGAGTTAAAATGAAGCCACAGTTTCATTATAAGAATGTAATTTTCTTTACAATAACTTcattggctattggctacagctTTTGGCATTTAGTGAGACTACCCCCACTGTTCCATGTGTTCGCTTATGTGTTTCCGCTGTGACAGAGGGCATTAGGAGTTCAGCAAAATGCTCTAGTAGAAGTGCCCACTTACTCCATTGCACAAAAGTACATGTGTAAGGGAATAGACAGAATTGTGGAGAGGTGCCACTGTATGCCTGAAGCTGCTCCTTATGCTCATGTTTTTGTTAATCAGGATACCAGCCACCATGTCTAATtcagtctctgtgtgtggagaGGGCGTTATTTCTATATATGTAGATATGGTCTCTTGGTTTGAAGTTGTTCTGGCTCCCCGTGCCCCTCCTGAGAAATAATCCTGTACAACTGGAGCTTGTAAATGTTAATGGAATTGAACTTCTGGAAGTTCTCTGACCTGAACAAACAAGTAGATGGGGCTTTACATCTTTCCTTCAAAAAAGAGCAGCAAAAAGTGACACTAATGAACttagaacatccctgctggatcaggctcaaggcctatctagtccagcatcctgtttccaccagtggcccaccagatgcctatgagaagcccacagcaagaggtgagggcatgctctctctagctgttgctccctgcaactggtatttacaggcatcttgcctctgagcctggaggtggcctatagtcaccagactagtagccattgatagacctgtcctccatgaatttatctaagccccttttaaagccatctaagctggtggccatcacctcatcccatggcagataattttatagtactttcttttgtaggtcctaaatttcctggccttcagtttcatggaatgacccctggttctagtgtgatagagggagaattttttctctctgtccactctctactttatgcatagttttatatattcctatcatgtctccccatagtcacttcttttccagcctaaaaagccccagatgccgtATCCTTCCCTCAGGTGCTCCAGGCTCCATCTcatctcagaccccatcagtatatatgtagttgggttttttgccctgatatgcatcactttatacttgcttatactgaaccatgtttgccattttgtcgtccattcccccagtttggagagttccttttggagctactcacaatgtgtttgggatttcactaccctaaatggttTATTGTGTTCTGCAAATGATAACACTGTCACGCACTTGCCTGTGGCCACAGTATCcatctgcctcccttcctctgctcttGTTCAAATTCTattgaagtggcctcagaagtgttGGGGAGTGGGTTAATTGTCACTCTGTTTATCCACCAGCCATCAGAGAGAGGAGTCAGACCACTCCTCGCTGGGATTATCTAGGGCgaaatcactcccatctctcctcacctcctcatccctggccatccaaattTTAAATTAAGctctgcaatcagggcaatcccaatcaCACTCTCCCGACTCCACCCTTTCCAATCtagctgcctccctcctccagcttTTGCTTGTCTCGCCAGCTGTTgaagccctgccttctcctcttcaccACCAGAAGGCAACCTTCTAGCCCCCGGTCTGTTGATCCCCGGGtttcctggctctccctggcaactgggaAAGTTCCCTGCTGGCTTTGACTGTACCCGGGAGTGATATGGCTTCTGTCTTCTTGGCCCTGCAACTGAGTGAGTGATTGGGCCCCACCGGCCCGACACACACTAAATGACACTTCCTCAATATGAGGGGACTTGTACAATTTCCCAGCGGTGTAGAGCTTTTAAAAGTAAACACCTGCACCTTGAATTGAGTCCAAAAATTCCCTAGCAGTCTAGTAAATTCCCTAGCAGTCTAGAATTTGGTCTCATCCTTCCATGACAGTCAGGTGATGAGTTGCAATATCCTGCAGCCATGCAGTTTCTGAACTCATTGCAGTAGTTAGTCCTAAAGGTTATAAATGTATGGACCAGGTGGTCCTTATTTTCCAGGAGAAGGTGTGGCTAGTGTATGAAATGAAGCTAACAAAATGTGCCTGCCAACTAGCTGGGTCCCAGAGAACTCCCAGACTATGCACCTGTTTTGATGGGGCTTAGCAACACATTAATAGCTAGCAAATGCACCACACTTCCTCATGAACAACAGTTCCATTTCATCTGGGTTCTTCTTCAGTTTATTAGTCTATATCCATTCAACCACAGACTCCAAGTGCTAGCTGAAGATCTACAACTAGCACACAGCTCCCTGCCACTGGTGTTTAGTAAAAGGCATATAGAGCTGACTTCATAAGGTTGCTTACAGCGAATATCATAACAATCATTATTAAACATCACAAACATCATCATTCTAGCTTGTTGCAGtacttttccctttaaaaaaagtatttgatTTTTGGATCATATAATACTGTTATACCCCAAAGTTTTCCAGTTCTGTATTTGTTTCCCTTCTACTCGCCAGTACATCCGCTTTTATCTCAGGCCTTAGCCTAGAATCCAAGATAATTTTGAGGAATTTGCACTGGTGTTCATCTATTCCTATTGTTATCCGCACTATTTAAGGTTCTTAGGTATTGATTTGACATAGAAACTATAGAAATTCATTTGTCCTAATTTGATAGGGAAGAAATTTAGAGCGCAGAATCCAGCCCTTCTCACTCCAGGTGATATAGATAATAATTTTATGGTCTACTCAAAATTAATATAAGCCTTCATGTTACTAGGTAATCTAAAAGAAAAGGAGAATATTAGAGAAACGAGCACTGTTAAAGTTATTGAACTGACCTTCTATGATGTTATCTTCTATGTATAAATGCTGTAGGCTTCTTGGAATATAGAATGCTTGCTTCAGTTTATTGTGCCCAAGGTTGAGTTCCATGAGATTAGAAATGTTAAAGGCATTATAAGGAACTTCATGCAAATTGTTGTATGACATTCTTAGAGCAATAATTTTTGGGAGCATCTGGAAATAATTATTTGGAATGAAAGCGATTGAATTATTTTCAAGGGAAAGATACATGAGTGAGACTGGTAGATCAGGAggcatggattttaatctgttGCTGCAGAGGTTGATCTGCATAAGGTTTTTCATATCTGAAAAGTGTTTTCCATGGAGTTGAGGATCATCAAGGTAGTTGTTGCAGAGGTCAAGCATAGTTAGATTTACTAAGCCATCCAGGGTTTTGCTGGGTAATCTGGAAATTTTATTGAAACCCAGGATCAGTCGTTCTAGTCCTCTGGGTAGAGGGAATGGTATTTCTTCTAACAGATTATGTTCTAAATGGAGTTGCACTAGGTTTGAAAGTTTTGCAAAGACGCCAGTCTCAATCATATGAGACTTAATTTTGTTATGGCTGAGGTTAATTTCTCTCAAGGCTGTAGCATTAACAAATGACTTAACAAGCACAGCTTCAATATCATTGTACTGTAGATAAAGTTGCCGGATGTGAGTGGGGATGTTTGGTATTGTCTGAAGTTTACGATGATCACAGTACATTGATACAGGGAACGTAGGTGGACATAAGCATTCTCTGGCACATTCCGCAGGTATGGTAGGGTCAGGAATGGCATATTCTACGTTGGGAATAAAATGGAACACAGATGGATATTCGTTATCCAGTTCATTGTCATATTCATCTTCAAAGTCATAGCTTTCATACTGACAGATTACAGTGACTCCAAAGAGAAGAGGGATAGTTAACAGTTGATTTAGTATCCTCATGTTCGGGTTCTGATGTGGTCCTgtgaaaggaaaaaacaaaatgtAGTATGCAACTAATAAGAAATGGTACAGGAAATACCAGTATCTGTGTGATTGTCAAGAGGTTGTCATTGGAAAAAATGTTTTGTCTAAGGAGTAACATAAACTCATATAGCTCTTGGGTAAATGATATATCCTCTAATTTTTCTCCTGACACACACATCCTTTTAAAACTCAATATATCTTACATTTTAGACTACTGTATACTACACATAAAAATCACAAAAAGCTACCAGTAAAACAGTAAGCTAGAGTAAGAGTTGGGGGGAAATGGTTACTGTACACTACATTTTGTGGTGTCTAGTggaaagggaggaaagcagaAGTGCATTTTCTAGAAAAGAAGCGTTTTGCCACGTTGGCAAGTGCAACTATGGTTAATGTGACCCATCTCTAAGATACCATGTAAAAATAACCAACTGCCTCAAAGATTTAATGTGATTTGCTTTcaatgataaaaataaataaataaataagggaattATACTGACATGAGCAAACGTAGTTAACATATGACATTTTATTCCACCTTTTTTTCCAGTAGCTCAACGAAGAAAACTACCAGCAAATAGAACATCCATAGTCTAGCTTCTGTAAAAGCTGAGAATTTGATGAAACCTCATACTGGCTCAAGGAACCTGAGAAATTATACAGTGGTATATGCTGAGGACTAGAAAaatgtgtggggaaaggggtATAAGGAAATAGGGCAGCGTAGAGCTCGGGTTCAAAGAGATGGTGGCATGGGATGAGGACAGATAAGAAAGTGCAGTGTGAGAGAGGAATCTTTGTAGGTAAGATGATAAAGACCAAAAGAATGATTGTATTCAGGGGCCACTGGCAGGAGCTCATCTCTCAGTGGCCAGGGGATgagctcctgccagtagctcccTTACTTCCATTGATGTTGCGTGCACACTAGTGTGCATGCCAACCACACCTCATGGATCAGCGTCAGACGTGTGAGGGGGGGCGGTAGAGAAgagaggctgtgcagcccctccTACGCCTTCCCGGACAGTGCTTCGTTCAAACTGGGTGTTTCTTTCTCTTTGAGCAAGGCAGAGaattgctcagagcaaggcagagaaagaaagtACCCAGTCAATGTTTGAATGAAGTGCCAGCTGGCAGTGGGAGATACTGGCCACATCTCCCTGCATCAGCATGGCGATGCAGGGCACATGGCCAATCCTGGGAAGAGGGGACTCTCAGCAcctcttctgctccttcccaGTCAGTCCTTTGTTCAatggctggctgggtgcttctttctctgccttgcttggaggcagagaagtGAAAACAATAACTATATTAGCAATAATATGGGTCCTGAAGATATTATTTGAAAACTGTTTACTTGGGATGCATCCCATTTGGTCCCTTGGATGTAGTTTCTAATGGTGTGATACATTTCTCTAAGCCAGAAGATACATAAAGGTCCTTAGAATTGTATTTGGTTAGGTAGTAAGCTTCTCACAGTGCCTTGTCTTTGCCTAGCATAGGACTACTATGATGATGTACATCCCTCCAGCTTTTTCATGAGACTTATTCATGAAAACCTATTCTAGTACACAAAATTATTCTTTAGCTATGGAGTATAGCAAGGATCCAAATGGGTCAATGAGTTTAGGTTTTAATCTTAGAGCTGCAATACTTGGTTGTTTAAGCTGAGACTTATTATTCCTCTTGGATCTGGGAGCTCCCAGTTGTCACTTCCCTCACTGAGCAGGAATCTAGGTTTCACAGCATCATTCTGGTCCAGGGATGTATTTTTGCACTTGCAGGTTAAACACTGTCCAGTTGTTGTGTCTTCCATGGAGCAGTGGGTAGAAAAGAAAATAGCCAGTCTGATTTTTTTCTGGTCCTCCCCCAAGTTTTTTACAAAGAAATAATTTCTGAACTGCTGTATTGTAATATAATGGAGAGCAATTAAGATGGTAAAAACTGGCCCCCTACTTTTTTTTGGCACACCCCCCCCAAACATTTAGGCTAACTACAGGCTTGAAGAAAATTCCACCTATATCTAATGCTCACAGTACTAAGTCTTTTGATCACCAGCTATATTATAAATGCCTTCTAACCATTATCTCTTGGGCAACATCTTGGAAAACTTCAATCAAATTTTTCTGATGTTTGAGATGCCATCCTCAAAATATCTTTTGTAGCTCTAGCACTCAGGAGTTTAGATTGCTAGATTTAAAGTACTGAATCTATATTGCTAGATTTAAAGTTCTATGGCCAGCTGGCCTCCCCCTTGTCCTGGAAACTTTGGCTTCTGACCTAAGCAAAATATGTGCATAGATAAGCTTTTGATGCTGGGAGGAAGGTAGCTTCCATTTTGATCAAACAACTGTTACATGCAAATTGAGCCAGTGCAAGCAACCTAAAAAGACAAAACATCCATCCTGAATTCCTTGCACAACTAATGAAGCTGGAGTTCATGGCAAAGCAAAACCAGAGGTCTTGAAAAAGATGATTCCTGGAAACATCAAGGCAACTTCTTGGAAACTACTGAGATTTGGTACAATAGTCCTTTTGCTTGAGATTCGACCATCCCCATCCAAACATTTCCACTACATCATGAGCCAGAAGATTCCCCCACTTTTGTTCTATTAATTTCCCCACCCTATATCTGCCCTGGGAAGCCACCCAGTCAGTGCTCAATGAACGCACTCGCTTACCTCTGCTGCCCCTCAGCTATGAACTCAAGAAGGTTAATCCAAGCAAtcttctttcctcctttcctcccctcacGTGTTTGAGATCCTGCCCACCTCAATCCCCAGGGAAGTTGTATGTGCTGTAGTGCTAGACTGATTACTGCCTAGAATTGGAAACTTGGACTGTGGAGTCAATAGCTGATGCTGGACATTCCTTTTGTGGTCTTGCTATGAGCTAACCCTTGTACTTGACTGCCTTGGAACCAGTATTGTCTTTTGCTACCTATTGGTATGTGGCGTGCCTTAGCCCTGAAATTTTGGTGCCACTCACAGCTGCCTGACTAACCAAGCCTCTATCCTttacccctccctctctccttgggAGTTGCTTTCATTCCCTGCACACCAAGAGTGCACTGAGATTGCCAAATTCTTACATGGTATATCTGCCTGCCTTCTACTGAAATAAACTATTTGTTTTCAAAAGTCTTCCCTCTGAGTCTACTCGCTTCTCTGGGGTACCCTCATGTTGTCCTGCAGTGGTCTGGACTGCGATCTGTTTGTTGTTCATGCTTGCAAGTTTGGTTTTgactaactcccccccccccccattttggtcTCAAAGTATAGTTACACACATGAGTAGAATGCACAAAAATGAGCAAGTGTGGTAACTGCTCCAGTACTGAAAACCTGTTCTGTGACTCTGGTTCTGGCTGTCTTGTAGGTAAACAAAAATCTTTAAGGAAAGATTCTAGAAGGCTTTCTAACTGAAGGTCTCTGCAACAATCTTTGAACTTACTGTGGAGTTAATCTTCTCTGGCTTTTAATTTCTTAATTTTCCTTTCTAATGTGATTCCCATTTCAAAAGCCTCACTGGCTGATTTTGCCATGGACTCAATTTTTTCATTCATGTTCAAAGTTAAAGAGAAACTCAGCACTGTAAGATTTGAGATTGGGAGCTCTGGTTTTGTTGAATTTTTGCCACAATTTAATTAAATGAGCTCTGTTTCTGTTTGCATTTCCtggttggccaagctgcagacaCAACTCACTATTTCTTCTTCCCCTTCAGAGGCCTCAATATCTGTCTCCAATAACTCATCTCTTACTTCAGAAGTTCATGGTTTGAGACTTTTGCTACCTGTTCAAAATGTTAATTAGTTCTTCCTCCTGTTCATTGCAGTCTGATTTTATTGGctgtcttttaaattatttttgctggttgtggCATCACTCCCCCTCCCAGCCACTTTCCTCCTCATTAAAAGATACAGAAAAATCCCCATATTGCAGTTTAGAAAAGTTGCCAACCTGAGAAAAATCCATAAATACATAGGGCCATCCCTCTTTGTGTTGCAATCCCTTTTCAACCTTTCCAGGTAGCCTTTATCTTAATTCCTTAATCCACATTCCTAATTACAATCAAATTTTAAGTATATATAACTACATTTGCTCATACAAAGGTACGGTACATATTGTTACCCTATTTCCTCCTTCTtgcccctgctgctttccccattgCTGAGTTTAGATGATGATATCTTTGTGAGCATGGGTTTTTCTGTTTGCACAGAAGACTTTATCAAGTGTCATGATGACATTGTGGAAATAACTGCAGACTGAGGAGCAACTTACACTTGAGATGTGCAAACCTTTTCATAGCTCTCTGCATAATTAATGAAATGGTGCAGAAATATGCTTTCTGCATGTGCAAGGAGTTCATTTTGATGCTTTCCCCCTTAGATTTCAACAGTAGGCGTAACAAAATAGACTGCATGATCTGTTTCACACTTATGATCTTATTGTTCTCTTTTATTCTTACTTTGAACAACTTTTCTCAATGAAAGAATTTTATAAAATAATCTAAAGCTTGCTGAAATTTCCTTGACATTAGAAATCACTAAAATAAAAGTCTTTCCTTAGTCAAAAATGACTGCTCAATCTACAATTAATTTGAGGACCCATGCTAATAAAATTGAAATTGACCAGGAAACAATAGCATAATCTGATATCGCTATAAGACCAAATATTATGATATATGATTGTGTACTctaattaagtttttaaaatgtcaagcTCAGATCCATGTTTAGTATAAAAGTACAATGTTGTGTGGTTAGCTGTTTTCATTGCCAAATATTACAAAGGATTTGTTCTTGCCTTAAATGTCAAGAATGGGTCCAAGGCTTGTAGTCCTCTCTCAGTGTTAAAGGGTATGAAACAATCAAAATGagagaacagatggaaaaaatAATCTAGAAATGTTTAGGGACCACACTAATAATTAAATTGATCTTCCTTTACTCTTCAATGTAAATGTGCATTGTACTTGTTTACATAATAAAACAGTAAACAAGAAAGATATGCAAAGATGGTATACAATGTTAAAATGTCTTTTGAATCCAGTTGTTGAGATCACAGAAAGTTGATGTACAAATCCAATAAACTGTTCTTTAA
Above is a window of Hemicordylus capensis ecotype Gifberg chromosome 2, rHemCap1.1.pri, whole genome shotgun sequence DNA encoding:
- the OMD gene encoding osteomodulin encodes the protein MRILNQLLTIPLLFGVTVICQYESYDFEDEYDNELDNEYPSVFHFIPNVEYAIPDPTIPAECARECLCPPTFPVSMYCDHRKLQTIPNIPTHIRQLYLQYNDIEAVLVKSFVNATALREINLSHNKIKSHMIETGVFAKLSNLVQLHLEHNLLEEIPFPLPRGLERLILGFNKISRLPSKTLDGLVNLTMLDLCNNYLDDPQLHGKHFSDMKNLMQINLCSNRLKSMPPDLPVSLMYLSLENNSIAFIPNNYFQMLPKIIALRMSYNNLHEVPYNAFNISNLMELNLGHNKLKQAFYIPRSLQHLYIEDNIIEVINVTLMCPSIDPLNLNHLTYIRVDQNKLTAPISTYAFFCFPHIRSIYYGEQKISASQPTQLKTPVFRRYLTPEEYDEAEDDHEEQQQEERNDDYFDPYLY